Proteins from one uncultured Cohaesibacter sp. genomic window:
- a CDS encoding AprI/Inh family metalloprotease inhibitor codes for MIRYSALLCAGLLLTACSSAGFDRFGGNDASPLNPAPTSPVESQALGSLIPNDQYPNQSYSTGQQSGQPINNAMGAEAELAPPVQNDMSALSQPVPSSARSLKRTDLLGAWTLTSGAEQCKLNINLTNWTGGYRASSRGCSSSDLQRINAWRLDGEKLVVFLAEDGSTILGRFHSNAPGRFAGQATMDGRNLSFTR; via the coding sequence GGCTTTGACCGGTTTGGTGGCAATGACGCATCCCCATTGAACCCAGCTCCGACGTCGCCTGTCGAGAGTCAGGCGCTTGGATCTCTTATTCCCAATGATCAGTATCCGAACCAGTCCTATTCGACGGGGCAGCAGTCCGGACAGCCGATCAACAACGCGATGGGGGCTGAGGCCGAACTGGCTCCTCCGGTTCAGAATGACATGTCGGCGTTATCTCAGCCCGTGCCGTCTTCGGCGCGTAGCTTGAAGAGAACCGATCTGCTGGGGGCCTGGACGCTGACCTCTGGAGCCGAGCAGTGCAAATTGAATATCAATTTGACCAACTGGACCGGCGGATATCGGGCATCGTCGCGTGGCTGTAGTTCCTCCGATCTGCAGAGGATCAACGCATGGCGTCTGGATGGCGAAAAGCTGGTTGTCTTCCTGGCTGAAGACGGATCGACCATTCTTGGACGGTTCCATTCGAATGCGCCGGGGCGTTTCGCCGGTCAGGCAACGATGGATGGGCGTAATTTGTCCTTCACCCGCTGA
- the sucC gene encoding ADP-forming succinate--CoA ligase subunit beta → MNIHEYQAKALLKEYGAPVADGLPIFSADEAGAVAEKLGGPLWVVKSQIHAGGRGKGKFKEESAGEKGGVRLAFSKEEVVEFVGQMLGSTLVTNQTGEAGKQVNRIYIEDGADIDRELYLSILVDRTSGRVAFVVSTEGGMDIEAVAEETPDKILTVPINPDAGVTADNAIALCDALKLEGTARDDGMHLFPILYKAFVEKDMSLLEINPLIVMENQRLRVLDAKVSFDGNALFRHPDVMALRDKTEEDAKEIEASKYDLAYVALDGNIGCMVNGAGLAMATMDIIKLYGAEPANFLDVGGGASVEKVTAAFKIITSDPNVKGILVNIFGGIMRCDVIAQGVLTAVQEVGLEVPLVVRLEGTRVEEGKKLIAESDLNVIPADDLNDAAQKIVAAVKGA, encoded by the coding sequence ATGAATATTCATGAGTATCAGGCTAAGGCCTTGCTTAAGGAATATGGTGCGCCCGTCGCTGACGGTTTGCCCATCTTTTCCGCTGATGAAGCAGGTGCTGTTGCAGAAAAACTGGGCGGTCCGCTCTGGGTGGTTAAATCCCAGATTCACGCGGGCGGTCGCGGCAAAGGCAAATTCAAAGAAGAGTCTGCTGGCGAAAAAGGGGGTGTTCGACTCGCTTTCTCGAAAGAGGAAGTTGTCGAGTTTGTCGGACAGATGCTGGGGTCAACCCTGGTAACGAACCAGACCGGCGAAGCCGGTAAGCAGGTCAATCGCATCTATATCGAAGATGGTGCCGATATTGACCGAGAGCTCTATCTATCCATCCTTGTCGACCGTACAAGCGGTCGCGTTGCCTTCGTGGTTTCGACCGAAGGCGGCATGGATATCGAAGCTGTTGCCGAAGAGACACCGGACAAGATCCTCACCGTGCCGATCAATCCGGATGCGGGCGTGACGGCGGACAATGCCATCGCGTTGTGCGATGCGCTGAAACTGGAAGGCACTGCACGCGATGATGGCATGCATCTCTTCCCGATCCTCTACAAGGCTTTCGTCGAGAAGGATATGTCCCTTCTCGAGATCAACCCTCTGATCGTCATGGAAAATCAGCGTCTGCGTGTGTTGGACGCCAAGGTGTCCTTTGATGGCAATGCGCTGTTCCGTCATCCCGATGTGATGGCGCTTCGCGACAAGACCGAAGAAGACGCCAAGGAGATCGAAGCCTCCAAATATGATCTTGCCTATGTGGCCCTTGATGGCAATATCGGTTGCATGGTGAACGGCGCTGGTCTTGCGATGGCCACTATGGACATCATCAAGCTTTACGGAGCTGAACCGGCCAACTTCCTTGATGTTGGTGGCGGGGCGAGCGTTGAAAAGGTGACTGCGGCCTTCAAGATCATTACCTCTGATCCCAATGTGAAGGGCATTCTGGTCAACATCTTTGGCGGAATTATGCGGTGCGATGTGATTGCGCAAGGTGTGTTGACGGCTGTTCAGGAAGTCGGGCTTGAAGTGCCCCTCGTGGTGCGACTGGAAGGCACGCGTGTTGAAGAAGGCAAGAAATTGATCGCTGAAAGCGATCTCAATGTCATTCCTGCTGATGATCTCAACGATGCCGCTCAGAAAATCGTCGCAGCTGTGAAGGGGGCCTAA
- the mdh gene encoding malate dehydrogenase, with translation MARKKIALIGSGQIGGTLAHLASLSEMGDVVLFDIAEGTPEGKALDIAESSPVDGFDAKLSGTQSYEAIAGADVVIVTAGVPRKPGMSRDDLVEINLKVMKQVGAGIGKYAPDAFVICITNPLDAMVWALQKFSGLPANKVVGMAGVLDSARFRYFLADAFDVSVQDVTAFVLGGHGDTMVPLIRYSTVAGIPLPDLVKMGWIEQSRLDEIVQRTRDGGAEIVKLLKTGSAFYAPAASAIAMAESYLKDKKRVMPCAAHLSGEYGIDGMYVGVPTVIGAGGIERVVEIEMDKDEKAQFDNSVDSVKGLIEACQRLAPELA, from the coding sequence ATGGCGCGGAAGAAAATTGCACTTATCGGATCAGGCCAAATTGGCGGCACTCTGGCACACCTTGCCAGCTTGAGCGAAATGGGCGATGTCGTCCTTTTCGACATTGCTGAAGGGACCCCGGAAGGCAAGGCACTCGATATTGCTGAATCGTCTCCAGTAGACGGCTTCGATGCTAAACTGTCTGGTACCCAGTCCTACGAAGCGATTGCTGGTGCTGACGTTGTTATCGTTACCGCTGGTGTGCCTCGCAAGCCTGGCATGAGCCGTGATGACCTGGTTGAAATCAACCTCAAGGTCATGAAACAGGTTGGTGCTGGCATTGGCAAATATGCACCAGATGCTTTCGTAATCTGCATCACCAACCCGCTTGATGCGATGGTTTGGGCTCTGCAGAAATTCTCGGGTCTGCCTGCCAACAAGGTTGTCGGCATGGCTGGCGTTCTGGACTCTGCTCGTTTCCGTTACTTCCTGGCAGACGCATTCGACGTATCCGTACAGGACGTTACCGCATTTGTTCTGGGTGGTCATGGCGATACCATGGTTCCACTCATTCGCTACTCCACTGTTGCTGGTATTCCTCTTCCTGATCTGGTTAAAATGGGCTGGATCGAGCAGAGCCGTCTGGACGAAATCGTTCAGCGTACCCGCGATGGCGGTGCAGAAATCGTCAAGCTGCTGAAAACCGGTTCTGCTTTCTATGCTCCGGCTGCTTCAGCAATCGCAATGGCAGAATCTTACCTCAAAGACAAAAAACGCGTTATGCCTTGTGCCGCTCATCTTTCCGGTGAGTATGGCATCGACGGCATGTATGTCGGTGTTCCGACCGTTATCGGTGCTGGTGGCATCGAGCGCGTTGTCGAGATCGAAATGGACAAAGACGAAAAAGCACAGTTCGACAACTCTGTTGACTCTGTGAAGGGCCTCATCGAGGCTTGCCAGCGTCTTGCTCCAGAACTCGCTTGA
- the zapE gene encoding cell division protein ZapE: MNSELGNISVSDLYDSKVRRGDIDADADQRALAVRFDQLLEKVSEKRLSRKTSSLGWLFAKRQPVEPVKGLYIWGEVGRGKTMIMDLFFEVAPVRRKGRYHFHEFMRNMHARIKQARADIASGKIKGDDPIKPVADALCQEMRLLCFDEFSVTDIADAMLLGRLFSRLFADGVVVVATSNVDPDLLYKDGLNRQLFLPFIALLKERCEVVRLSSRTDFRMEKLGGQPVYLFPKNAETEARFQSMWETVIEAPRAPSDAVENQGRSIHVPEAYHGMARFSFDDLCARPLGASDYLRLCEVYHTIFIDGIPPFERSMRNEAKRFIILIDTLYDNHVRVIALAKVSQFDLAHNMNGTEAFEFDRTASRLTEMQSDEYLEDCSRL, from the coding sequence TTGAACAGTGAATTGGGCAACATTTCGGTATCGGATCTATATGACAGCAAAGTGCGGCGCGGCGATATCGATGCGGATGCTGATCAGAGGGCGCTGGCCGTTCGTTTCGACCAATTGCTTGAAAAGGTGAGTGAAAAGAGGCTCTCTCGGAAGACCTCCTCCCTTGGATGGCTGTTTGCAAAGCGCCAGCCAGTTGAGCCCGTAAAGGGGCTCTATATCTGGGGTGAGGTCGGTCGTGGCAAAACCATGATCATGGACCTGTTTTTCGAGGTGGCCCCGGTTCGGCGCAAGGGGCGCTATCACTTCCATGAATTCATGCGCAACATGCATGCGCGCATCAAACAGGCGCGGGCCGACATCGCCAGTGGCAAGATCAAGGGCGATGATCCGATAAAGCCCGTGGCTGACGCTCTGTGTCAGGAAATGCGTCTGTTGTGCTTTGATGAGTTTAGCGTCACGGACATTGCCGATGCGATGCTTCTGGGGCGTCTCTTCTCCCGCCTGTTTGCGGATGGTGTGGTGGTGGTTGCCACGTCCAACGTTGATCCGGATCTGCTGTATAAGGACGGGTTGAACCGGCAGCTATTCTTGCCCTTCATTGCGCTTTTGAAAGAGCGGTGCGAGGTGGTTCGGCTCTCGTCGCGGACCGATTTCCGAATGGAAAAACTGGGCGGTCAACCGGTTTATCTGTTTCCGAAGAATGCAGAAACCGAGGCCCGTTTCCAGTCGATGTGGGAGACGGTGATTGAGGCCCCGCGCGCGCCCAGCGACGCGGTGGAAAATCAGGGGCGCAGCATCCATGTGCCCGAGGCTTACCACGGAATGGCCCGTTTTTCGTTCGACGATCTTTGTGCTCGCCCCTTGGGTGCCTCGGACTATCTGCGCTTGTGTGAGGTCTATCATACCATCTTTATCGACGGTATTCCGCCATTCGAGCGGTCAATGCGCAATGAGGCCAAGCGCTTCATCATCCTGATCGATACGCTCTATGACAATCATGTGCGCGTCATCGCGTTGGCCAAGGTTTCCCAGTTCGATTTGGCGCATAATATGAACGGAACAGAGGCCTTCGAGTTTGATCGTACGGCCTCCCGTCTCACCGAAATGCAATCAGACGAATATCTGGAAGATTGTTCAAGGTTATAA